A single window of Anaerocolumna chitinilytica DNA harbors:
- a CDS encoding carbohydrate-binding family 9-like protein, giving the protein MNPIRIPIPAIDFNPPIYYCRRPLKPFVLDGRLDKPFWEEAPFTNAFIDIEGAHMPKPRFLTQAKMLWDDENLYIGAQLDGNEIWGHISQRDDVIFQDNDFEIFIDPDSDTQQYYEFEMNVLNTVWDLFLPVAYRDNGSALNGYDIHGLRTAVSVDGTVNQPSASNRSWSVEVVIPFSALTECLPGKQAPKEGEYYRINFSRVQWKTDCKDGTYQKRINPSTGQILPEDNWVWAPTGVINIHYPELWGFLFFTGTEKDSPSYNIPEDEYLKWELRKLYYAQQIFMDLKGHYSNCLEELTGILHEYAPTDANQTIKPLPYQIETTSHTFEMSCPAADKAQKIIIYSNGKMEVR; this is encoded by the coding sequence ATGAATCCTATAAGAATCCCAATCCCAGCAATTGATTTCAATCCACCCATTTACTATTGCCGCAGGCCCTTAAAACCCTTTGTTTTAGACGGAAGGCTTGACAAGCCCTTTTGGGAAGAAGCGCCTTTTACCAATGCTTTTATAGATATAGAAGGAGCACATATGCCCAAGCCTCGATTCCTTACACAGGCCAAAATGCTCTGGGATGATGAGAATTTATATATCGGTGCCCAACTGGATGGCAATGAAATCTGGGGTCATATCAGCCAGCGTGACGATGTTATCTTCCAGGACAACGATTTCGAGATCTTTATCGACCCGGATTCCGATACACAGCAGTATTACGAATTTGAAATGAACGTTTTAAACACCGTATGGGATCTGTTTCTGCCTGTAGCCTACCGGGATAACGGCAGCGCTCTTAACGGTTATGACATTCATGGTCTGCGAACAGCTGTATCTGTTGACGGTACTGTCAACCAGCCATCCGCTTCCAATCGAAGCTGGTCAGTAGAGGTTGTTATTCCCTTTTCTGCTCTTACAGAATGTCTTCCCGGGAAACAGGCTCCGAAGGAAGGCGAATACTACCGGATAAACTTCTCCCGGGTTCAATGGAAAACAGACTGCAAGGACGGTACATATCAGAAACGGATAAATCCTTCCACCGGACAAATTCTTCCTGAAGATAATTGGGTATGGGCACCAACTGGAGTAATTAATATCCACTATCCGGAATTGTGGGGCTTCCTGTTCTTTACCGGTACCGAAAAAGACAGCCCTTCCTACAACATTCCGGAAGATGAATACCTCAAATGGGAGCTGCGAAAGCTCTACTATGCCCAGCAGATATTTATGGACTTAAAAGGGCATTACAGTAATTGTTTGGAAGAGTTAACAGGTATCCTGCATGAATATGCTCCCACTGACGCCAACCAAACGATAAAGCCTTTGCCCTATCAGATAGAGACCACTTCCCATACCTTTGAGATGTCTTGTCCTGCTGCGGATAAGGCCCAAAAAATAATAATTTATTCCAATGGCAAGATGGAAGTGAGATAG
- a CDS encoding ABC transporter permease: MNSKTKKKKGNILRVLRRDMSLWMFCIPGVVLTFIFSYVPMYGIQLAFRRYNGRAGIWGSPWVGLYYFKRFFESPYFDSTIRNTLILSLYGLIVSFPIPIILALMLNSFRHKRYRKVIQTVTYAPNFISTVVMCGMIILFLSPYVGIINSIMQFFGLDPVNFMAKKEYWRHIYVWTGIWQSTGWSSVIYFAALSGISPELHEAGRCDGATKLQLIRHIDFPSILPTATILLIMSCGSILSVGFEKAYLLQNNLNLTVSEIISTYVYKVGLINNDVSYSTAIGLFNTLINLVMLVAVNKAADKLSGNSLW; encoded by the coding sequence ATGAATTCAAAAACAAAAAAGAAGAAAGGTAACATATTACGAGTGCTGAGAAGAGATATGTCCCTCTGGATGTTTTGCATTCCGGGTGTTGTTCTGACATTTATCTTCAGCTATGTGCCCATGTATGGTATCCAGCTTGCTTTCAGAAGATATAACGGAAGAGCAGGTATATGGGGCAGCCCGTGGGTGGGGTTGTACTACTTCAAGAGGTTCTTTGAGTCTCCCTATTTTGACTCAACTATCAGAAATACTTTGATTTTGAGCCTTTACGGATTAATCGTATCGTTTCCTATTCCGATTATTCTCGCATTGATGCTGAATTCTTTCAGACATAAAAGATACCGTAAAGTAATTCAGACAGTTACCTATGCACCGAATTTTATTTCCACCGTTGTTATGTGCGGTATGATTATTTTGTTTTTATCACCTTATGTAGGAATTATAAATAGCATTATGCAGTTTTTCGGTCTTGATCCGGTGAATTTTATGGCAAAGAAAGAGTATTGGCGGCACATATATGTTTGGACCGGTATTTGGCAAAGTACGGGGTGGAGTTCTGTTATTTATTTCGCGGCATTGTCCGGCATCAGTCCGGAGCTCCATGAGGCAGGCCGCTGTGACGGCGCAACGAAGCTCCAGCTCATACGGCATATAGATTTTCCTTCTATATTACCTACGGCAACCATTTTACTGATAATGAGCTGCGGCAGTATCCTTTCTGTCGGTTTTGAAAAAGCCTACTTGCTGCAAAATAACCTGAACCTGACGGTGTCTGAAATTATTTCAACTTATGTTTATAAAGTTGGTCTGATTAATAATGATGTATCCTATTCAACGGCAATCGGCCTTTTTAATACATTAATTAATCTGGTTATGCTGGTAGCTGTAAATAAAGCAGCGGATAAACTTTCAGGCAATAGTTTATGGTAG
- a CDS encoding carbohydrate ABC transporter permease, which yields MVKARSTKRCKEDVIFDVVTFLVMTVILIIVAYPLYWVVISSISKPSAVSSGEVLWKPIGFTLKGYGEVFKNSAVMRGFLNSIFYTVCGVTVNLAVTLPTAYALSRSVFSGKKPITLFYMVTMFFGGGLIPTYLVVKNLHMLNSMWALILPGCLSVYNMIVARTFFKSNISEELYEAAEIDGCSQGKFFFKIALPLSKAIIAILVLYYGVGHWNSYFSALVYISDKDHYPLQLVLRNILITNETALSQTATTKAAREALREKQQLIDVMKYSLIIISSIPVLVLYPFIQKHFVKGVMIGSVKG from the coding sequence ATGGTGAAAGCAAGGTCTACAAAGCGCTGCAAGGAAGATGTGATTTTTGATGTGGTAACATTCCTGGTTATGACGGTTATTTTGATAATTGTGGCATATCCCCTGTATTGGGTGGTGATATCGTCCATCAGTAAACCAAGTGCCGTATCCAGCGGAGAGGTTTTATGGAAGCCTATAGGATTTACCTTAAAAGGCTATGGGGAAGTATTTAAGAACAGTGCGGTAATGAGAGGCTTTTTGAATTCTATCTTTTATACTGTCTGCGGAGTTACGGTTAATCTGGCAGTGACGCTGCCCACGGCCTATGCACTGTCAAGAAGTGTATTCAGCGGGAAAAAGCCAATTACATTATTTTATATGGTAACGATGTTTTTTGGCGGCGGCTTAATTCCTACGTATTTAGTGGTTAAAAACTTACATATGCTCAATTCTATGTGGGCACTGATCCTTCCGGGCTGTTTGAGTGTATATAACATGATTGTAGCCAGAACCTTCTTTAAGTCCAACATTTCAGAAGAATTGTATGAGGCAGCCGAGATTGATGGCTGCTCCCAGGGGAAGTTTTTCTTTAAAATTGCACTTCCGCTGTCAAAAGCTATCATTGCTATTCTGGTACTGTACTATGGGGTAGGACATTGGAATTCTTATTTCTCTGCCCTGGTATACATCTCAGATAAGGATCATTATCCGCTACAGCTTGTATTACGCAATATTCTGATTACCAATGAGACGGCTCTGTCTCAGACAGCGACCACAAAAGCTGCCAGAGAAGCACTTCGAGAAAAACAGCAATTAATTGATGTTATGAAATATTCCCTGATTATTATCAGCAGCATTCCGGTGTTGGTTCTCTATCCCTTTATCCAGAAACATTTTGTTAAGGGAGTGATGATTGGCTCTGTAAAAGGCTGA
- a CDS encoding extracellular solute-binding protein: MKRKAIALVLVLVMCITALAGCGGKGNKETDSTKASVPDTSADTTDENGKVNGLMNKEGLPLVDPGAYGFSIFVDDSSETGKFYMMDEFKKQTNVDVTLKIFPYETATERLNLDLNSGDYADVIGGWTLNDSMILTYGVKQGIFIPLEDYFEKYCPNISAILDLPGVREKMTAPDGHIYTIPYVCGDTTVGYSPYINSRWLKSVGMEMPKNTDEFEAVLKAFKEKDANGNGDANDEIPFSTDPNNKHIEAMAGWFGMPMDKYGVAIQGDKAVYGGVSDAYRKFLSWFNGLYKEGLIDTELYTQDSSTWAGKGNKDLYGVSIAYGSNEFSGIVQTAEKSEFDAMPVLNTDKGGIWLRDTNGFSVYRTQAVITDKAKNPEIICRWFDNAFALENGIGCSRGPVGVVTFKEGDGYRAIDTSTLPEDQQEAVSWSNLWPQSLPKYMPVGFKFIEDSPLYDEKKAMETTYEPNLTKAVIPSNWIALDDIDRYSDISTALTDYFNQQQALFVTGEQDINDDAQWQAYVDGLKALGLEDWVKMRGIDTIAE; this comes from the coding sequence ATGAAAAGAAAAGCAATTGCGCTGGTACTGGTTCTGGTTATGTGCATAACAGCACTTGCAGGCTGCGGCGGCAAAGGGAACAAGGAAACGGACAGCACGAAAGCGTCAGTACCGGATACTTCAGCGGATACCACCGATGAAAATGGGAAGGTAAACGGTCTGATGAACAAAGAGGGCCTTCCCCTGGTTGACCCAGGTGCTTACGGCTTTTCCATCTTTGTGGATGATTCCAGCGAAACCGGAAAATTCTATATGATGGATGAATTTAAAAAGCAAACCAATGTGGATGTAACCCTGAAAATTTTTCCCTATGAAACTGCTACGGAAAGACTGAATCTGGATTTAAATTCCGGTGATTACGCAGATGTTATCGGAGGCTGGACTTTAAATGACAGTATGATTTTAACTTATGGGGTTAAGCAGGGAATATTTATTCCGCTGGAAGACTATTTTGAAAAATATTGCCCCAATATCTCCGCAATTCTGGATTTACCGGGTGTGAGAGAAAAGATGACGGCACCTGACGGACATATCTATACAATTCCTTATGTGTGCGGGGACACTACCGTAGGATATTCACCTTATATTAACAGCAGATGGTTAAAGAGTGTCGGAATGGAAATGCCTAAAAATACCGATGAGTTCGAAGCAGTATTAAAGGCCTTCAAGGAAAAGGATGCCAATGGCAATGGTGACGCCAACGATGAAATTCCGTTCTCTACAGATCCCAACAATAAACATATCGAAGCTATGGCAGGCTGGTTTGGCATGCCTATGGATAAATATGGTGTTGCAATTCAAGGTGATAAAGCAGTTTACGGCGGTGTCAGTGATGCCTACAGAAAATTCTTAAGCTGGTTTAACGGTCTCTATAAAGAGGGACTGATAGATACCGAACTTTACACACAAGACAGCTCTACCTGGGCAGGTAAAGGAAACAAGGATCTGTATGGTGTTTCAATTGCTTACGGCAGCAATGAATTCTCAGGCATTGTACAGACAGCAGAAAAGAGCGAATTCGATGCTATGCCTGTGCTGAATACAGACAAAGGCGGTATCTGGCTTAGAGATACTAATGGATTCAGCGTATACAGAACACAGGCAGTTATTACCGATAAAGCAAAGAACCCTGAAATTATCTGCCGTTGGTTTGATAACGCATTTGCACTGGAAAACGGAATCGGTTGCAGCAGAGGTCCAGTTGGTGTAGTTACCTTTAAAGAGGGCGACGGATACCGTGCCATTGATACATCTACCCTTCCGGAAGACCAGCAGGAAGCAGTCAGCTGGAGCAATTTGTGGCCTCAGTCTCTTCCTAAGTATATGCCTGTAGGATTTAAGTTTATTGAAGACAGTCCTTTGTACGATGAGAAAAAGGCTATGGAGACTACTTATGAGCCCAACCTGACAAAAGCGGTTATTCCTTCTAACTGGATTGCTCTTGATGACATTGACAGATATTCTGATATCAGTACTGCTCTTACAGATTATTTTAACCAGCAGCAGGCATTGTTTGTAACAGGAGAGCAGGATATTAATGATGATGCACAGTGGCAGGCATATGTGGACGGTCTTAAGGCTTTAGGATTGGAAGACTGGGTTAAAATGCGCGGAATCGATACAATAGCGGAATAA
- a CDS encoding alpha-L-fucosidase: MDNSITVVPKEMDGAEITQTDKMEARSLKEEEKIEQGVHNYSAADDYVWPTDAKVLEKLEWFQDQKLALMMHWGPYSQLGIVESWALSDADAEWSRTGIDWEVTGKEFKKQYFDLNKTFNPIRFEPEKWADIAEEAGIRYLVFTTKHHDGFCMWDTQYSGYKITGEDCPYHTNKHADICGHLFEAFRKRGIGIAAYFSKADWHIDHYWAKDYPRGDYMWRGPSYSPAECPEEWEKFTQFTGNQIKELASRYGKLDIMWFDAGWVCEQNGQDIRLGKIIDEIRTWQPGMLCADRTVGGPYENYITPEQCVPEKPLGVPWESCITLGTSFSFAYEDTYKSPREVIHLLIDIVAKGGNLAINVGPQPDGRLPKGAVESLRGVGAWLKVFGEAIYGTRVCEPYKSKNIAFTRKGEYVYALEMFQEDETNIPEEVWIPYAGKVKNVTMLDSAEKVLFTGRDGGIIVKVPVDSTAAPIARVYKLEV, from the coding sequence ATGGATAACAGCATAACAGTTGTTCCTAAGGAAATGGACGGAGCAGAAATAACACAGACAGATAAGATGGAAGCACGGTCTCTGAAAGAGGAAGAGAAGATAGAACAAGGTGTACACAATTACAGTGCTGCTGATGATTACGTATGGCCGACAGATGCAAAGGTGCTTGAGAAACTGGAGTGGTTTCAGGACCAGAAGCTGGCTCTGATGATGCATTGGGGGCCTTATTCCCAGCTTGGAATTGTAGAATCCTGGGCTTTATCGGATGCAGACGCAGAATGGTCCAGAACAGGAATTGACTGGGAAGTCACTGGAAAGGAATTCAAGAAACAGTATTTTGACCTGAATAAAACCTTTAACCCTATCCGCTTTGAACCGGAAAAGTGGGCAGATATTGCAGAGGAAGCCGGTATTCGTTACTTGGTATTTACTACAAAGCACCATGATGGCTTTTGTATGTGGGATACCCAATATTCCGGTTATAAGATTACCGGGGAGGACTGCCCTTATCATACCAATAAACATGCCGATATATGCGGGCACTTGTTTGAAGCGTTCCGAAAAAGGGGAATCGGAATAGCTGCCTATTTTTCTAAGGCGGACTGGCATATTGATCATTACTGGGCAAAAGACTATCCCAGGGGGGATTATATGTGGAGGGGGCCTTCTTATTCCCCTGCAGAGTGTCCTGAGGAATGGGAGAAATTTACCCAGTTTACCGGGAATCAGATAAAGGAGCTGGCCAGCCGATATGGAAAATTGGACATTATGTGGTTTGATGCAGGATGGGTATGTGAGCAGAATGGACAGGATATCCGGCTTGGTAAAATAATCGATGAAATCAGAACCTGGCAGCCCGGAATGTTGTGTGCGGACAGAACTGTCGGCGGCCCATATGAAAATTATATTACCCCGGAACAATGTGTACCCGAAAAGCCGTTAGGAGTACCCTGGGAAAGCTGCATTACCCTTGGGACGTCTTTTTCCTTTGCTTATGAAGATACATACAAATCCCCCAGAGAGGTAATTCACCTGCTGATAGATATTGTAGCAAAGGGCGGTAATCTTGCAATTAATGTTGGTCCGCAGCCTGATGGACGCCTCCCGAAAGGAGCGGTGGAATCATTGCGTGGAGTGGGAGCCTGGCTGAAAGTATTTGGTGAAGCTATCTATGGAACAAGAGTCTGCGAACCCTATAAAAGTAAGAATATTGCCTTTACCAGAAAAGGAGAATATGTCTATGCTCTGGAGATGTTTCAGGAAGATGAAACGAATATTCCGGAGGAGGTATGGATTCCCTATGCAGGAAAAGTAAAGAATGTGACTATGTTAGATTCGGCAGAGAAAGTTTTATTTACCGGCAGGGATGGCGGTATAATAGTAAAGGTGCCTGTTGATAGTACTGCAGCACCCATTGCCAGAGTATATAAACTGGAAGTGTAA
- a CDS encoding transglutaminase domain-containing protein, whose product MFSIHLQEYALDKYQGRKKYYGSLWEEIEEALGGCTEEEAVLMRFLYGTMPVRDAGEYDFQVFLKYVRHSLWLRRNVEWCRELAEDIFVHHVLYYRINTEDISDCREFFYEQLKERIQGLSLKEAVIEINYWCAENAVYEATDERTVSPMTMYRCGRGRCGEESTFAVTAYRSVGIPARQVYTPRWAHCDDNHAWVEVYLQDKWYFLGACEPEEVLNKGWFTAPANRAILIHSRTFSDYMINPSKEYMVQENLLTYYNNTSFYAKTDILTVVVKDQLGQSIEGAFVAVEILNMAEYFPAVTLTTDHNGEAKVVVGLGDVRVRAWKGESFGEKKVSLKASTKAELLLECCAEKTDWVTDNWEQEEFCAPTEYPLHPVQETKEQREQREKRLRDANKIREQRFAACYDEELESVYSEETGIFQTAGENISEIRAFLTKDENPDRRRMLHCLSVKDYKDLKADILEDHLVCEQGSLTDEVYEKYLLSPRVSKEELTPYRSFIRSYFREKKESFEKDPEQIWKYIKNTIHYDVEVDYRTICATPIGCLKIKQGNPLAQKILFVAICRSFNIPARLNPIMQVPEYLKEGIFTAPMDFREEEKTASLVLKVKEGSKWNYFQTWTIGKFKGTGFDTLNYEGRSFENNTLELLLEPGIYRLVTSVRMPNGDQHTSKRVFRLEEGKPKSIEMELWENKTEDVLVNYRLKDFSLQDSSGKEYRLSELAAEEFTVLAFLGVGEEPTEHVLNEILASVSHWKETAARMIMVLREQGELGNVTFQKVLENLPEIEVYYDKDMCCEKAAALMQVDTDKLPVLILLKKGLSGIYACAGYNVGSVELMLKLIQQ is encoded by the coding sequence ATGTTTTCAATACATTTGCAGGAATATGCTTTGGATAAATATCAGGGAAGAAAGAAATATTACGGCTCCCTGTGGGAAGAAATTGAAGAAGCTTTAGGGGGATGTACGGAGGAAGAGGCGGTTTTGATGCGTTTTCTCTATGGAACGATGCCGGTTCGGGATGCAGGAGAATATGATTTCCAAGTCTTTTTAAAGTATGTACGGCATTCCTTATGGCTTCGCAGGAACGTTGAGTGGTGCAGGGAGCTTGCAGAAGATATCTTTGTACATCATGTGCTTTATTACCGTATTAATACAGAAGATATCAGTGACTGCAGAGAATTCTTTTATGAGCAGCTGAAAGAAAGAATACAAGGATTGAGCCTTAAGGAAGCTGTCATTGAGATAAATTATTGGTGTGCGGAGAACGCAGTGTATGAAGCAACGGACGAACGTACCGTTTCTCCTATGACAATGTATCGCTGCGGTAGGGGCCGCTGCGGTGAAGAATCTACTTTTGCGGTTACGGCATATCGAAGTGTCGGGATACCTGCCCGTCAGGTCTATACACCGAGGTGGGCCCATTGTGATGATAATCATGCCTGGGTGGAAGTGTATCTTCAGGACAAATGGTATTTTCTTGGGGCTTGTGAGCCGGAAGAGGTATTGAATAAGGGGTGGTTTACGGCTCCGGCGAACCGTGCCATTCTAATTCACAGCCGTACATTTTCTGATTATATGATAAATCCCTCAAAAGAATATATGGTACAAGAAAATTTACTTACCTATTACAATAATACGTCCTTCTATGCAAAAACAGATATACTTACCGTAGTGGTGAAAGATCAATTGGGTCAATCAATTGAGGGTGCTTTTGTAGCGGTAGAGATTCTGAATATGGCAGAATATTTTCCGGCAGTTACTCTGACAACAGACCATAACGGAGAAGCTAAGGTCGTTGTGGGACTTGGAGATGTCCGTGTAAGAGCTTGGAAGGGAGAGAGTTTTGGGGAAAAGAAAGTCTCTTTAAAAGCAAGCACAAAAGCGGAGTTACTATTGGAGTGCTGTGCAGAAAAAACTGACTGGGTAACGGATAACTGGGAACAGGAGGAGTTTTGTGCTCCTACAGAGTATCCGCTGCATCCGGTTCAGGAAACAAAAGAACAAAGGGAACAGAGGGAAAAGCGTTTAAGAGATGCCAATAAGATACGGGAACAGCGTTTTGCAGCCTGCTATGACGAAGAGCTGGAATCTGTATATTCGGAGGAAACAGGTATATTTCAAACAGCAGGAGAAAATATCAGTGAAATACGTGCTTTTTTAACAAAAGATGAAAATCCTGACAGAAGGCGGATGCTCCACTGTCTGTCAGTAAAAGATTATAAAGACTTGAAAGCGGACATTCTGGAAGATCATTTAGTTTGCGAACAAGGCAGTTTAACAGATGAGGTTTATGAAAAATATCTGCTTAGTCCGAGGGTATCCAAAGAAGAGCTGACACCTTACCGAAGCTTTATCCGCAGTTATTTCAGAGAAAAAAAAGAAAGTTTTGAGAAAGATCCGGAACAAATCTGGAAGTATATTAAGAATACCATTCACTACGATGTGGAAGTGGATTATAGAACAATCTGCGCAACACCTATCGGGTGCCTGAAGATAAAGCAGGGTAATCCCCTGGCACAGAAAATCCTCTTTGTGGCAATTTGCAGAAGCTTTAACATTCCGGCCAGATTAAATCCCATCATGCAGGTACCGGAATATTTAAAAGAGGGTATCTTTACCGCTCCTATGGATTTCAGGGAAGAAGAGAAAACTGCATCCCTTGTCTTAAAGGTAAAGGAGGGAAGCAAATGGAATTATTTCCAGACCTGGACCATCGGAAAGTTTAAGGGAACCGGTTTTGATACATTAAACTATGAGGGCAGGTCCTTTGAAAATAACACCCTGGAGCTCTTACTGGAGCCTGGAATTTACCGTCTTGTTACCTCAGTGCGTATGCCAAACGGTGACCAGCATACCTCCAAAAGGGTCTTCCGTCTTGAAGAGGGAAAACCTAAATCTATTGAAATGGAACTTTGGGAAAACAAGACAGAGGATGTTTTAGTCAATTACCGCCTGAAGGATTTTTCGTTACAAGATAGTTCCGGAAAAGAATATCGGCTCTCTGAGCTTGCGGCAGAAGAATTTACGGTTCTGGCTTTTCTTGGGGTAGGGGAAGAGCCTACCGAACATGTATTAAATGAAATTCTGGCTTCCGTATCTCATTGGAAAGAAACTGCTGCCAGAATGATTATGGTCCTTCGGGAACAGGGGGAATTAGGCAATGTAACCTTTCAAAAGGTGCTGGAGAATCTCCCAGAAATTGAAGTTTATTATGACAAAGATATGTGCTGTGAAAAGGCCGCCGCACTCATGCAGGTGGATACGGATAAGCTGCCTGTCCTTATCCTGCTGAAAAAGGGGCTTTCCGGTATTTATGCCTGTGCAGGATATAATGTCGGAAGTGTGGAGCTTATGCTGAAACTGATACAGCAATAA
- a CDS encoding glycoside hydrolase family 130 protein codes for MSKIIGNSLPTIPWQDKPEGYKKPVWRYHNNPIIQRDAIKSSNSIFNSAVVPYKEGFAGVFRCDSRAVSMDIYAGFSEDGIKWNINEEPVTFLGEDQEILKREYRYDPRVCFIEDRYYITWCNGYHGPTIGVGYTFDFKTFYQLENAFLPYNRNGVLFPRKINGKYAMLSRPSDTGHTPFGDIFYSQSSDLEYWGHHRHVMSSYKGDESAWQWTKIGPGPIPIETDEGWLLIYHGVINTCNGFVYRVGSAILDLEEPWKVKYRSGYYILGPEEYYECVGDVPNVVFPCAALTDKDTGRIALYYGCADTVTSLAFTTIDELIQFTKEHAL; via the coding sequence ATGAGTAAAATTATTGGAAATTCCCTGCCGACCATTCCTTGGCAGGATAAACCCGAGGGGTATAAAAAACCAGTTTGGCGATATCACAATAATCCTATTATACAAAGGGACGCCATAAAAAGTTCCAACAGTATCTTTAACAGTGCTGTAGTTCCCTATAAAGAAGGCTTTGCAGGGGTATTCCGATGTGATAGCAGGGCAGTTAGTATGGATATTTATGCAGGCTTTAGTGAGGATGGAATCAAATGGAATATTAATGAGGAGCCTGTCACCTTTCTGGGAGAAGATCAGGAAATATTAAAGAGGGAATACCGTTATGACCCCAGGGTTTGCTTTATCGAAGACCGTTATTATATTACCTGGTGCAATGGTTATCACGGACCAACCATAGGCGTAGGATATACATTTGATTTTAAAACCTTTTATCAGCTGGAGAATGCCTTCCTGCCTTATAACCGCAACGGAGTGCTATTTCCCAGAAAAATAAACGGTAAGTACGCAATGCTTAGCAGGCCAAGTGATACGGGACATACACCTTTTGGCGATATCTTTTACAGTCAGAGCAGTGACTTGGAATACTGGGGTCATCACAGGCATGTTATGTCCTCCTACAAAGGAGATGAGTCCGCATGGCAATGGACCAAGATTGGACCTGGTCCCATACCCATTGAAACAGATGAAGGCTGGCTGCTGATTTATCATGGAGTTATCAATACCTGCAACGGATTTGTATACCGGGTGGGCTCTGCTATATTAGACCTTGAAGAACCCTGGAAAGTAAAATACCGCTCAGGGTATTATATCTTGGGACCGGAAGAATACTATGAGTGTGTGGGTGACGTTCCAAATGTTGTGTTCCCCTGTGCTGCACTGACGGATAAGGATACCGGAAGAATCGCTCTGTATTACGGCTGTGCCGATACAGTAACAAGCCTCGCTTTTACCACCATAGACGAATTAATCCAATTTACAAAGGAACATGCATTATAA